The Pyrococcus horikoshii OT3 genome includes a window with the following:
- the pyk gene encoding pyruvate kinase produces MKLPSHKTKIVATIGPATNSKKMIKKLIEAGMNVARINFSHGTFEEHAKIIEMVREQSQKLDRRVAILADLPGLKIRVGEIKGGYVELERGEKVTLTTKDIEGDETTIPVEYKDFPKLVSKGDVIYLSDGYIVLRVEDVKENEVEAVVISGGKLFSRKGINIPKAYLPVEAITPRDIEIMKFAIEHGVDAIGLSFVGNVYDVLKAKSFLERNGAGDTFVIAKIERPDAVRNFNEILNAADGIMIARGDLGVEMPIEQLPILQKRLIRKANMEGKPVITATQMLVSMTMEKVPTRAEVTDVANAILDGTDAVMLSEETAVGKFPIEAVEMMARIAKVTEEYRESFGITRMREFLEGTKRGTIKEAITRSIIDAICTIGIKFILTPTKTGRTARLISRFKPKQWILAFSTREKVCNNLMFSYGVYPFCMEEGFNENDIVRLIKGLGLVGSDDIVLMTEGKPIEKTVGTNSIKIFQIA; encoded by the coding sequence ATGAAGCTTCCCTCCCATAAAACAAAGATTGTCGCAACGATAGGGCCGGCAACTAACTCGAAAAAAATGATCAAAAAATTAATTGAAGCTGGCATGAACGTTGCAAGAATAAACTTTTCTCATGGCACATTCGAAGAGCATGCAAAGATCATAGAGATGGTGAGGGAACAGTCACAGAAGTTAGATAGGAGAGTTGCAATATTAGCCGACCTTCCCGGACTGAAGATTAGGGTTGGGGAGATAAAGGGGGGATATGTGGAACTTGAAAGAGGGGAGAAAGTTACTTTGACAACAAAAGATATTGAGGGAGATGAAACAACGATCCCCGTAGAATATAAGGATTTCCCAAAGCTTGTATCTAAGGGAGATGTGATATACCTAAGCGATGGCTATATAGTGTTAAGAGTCGAAGATGTAAAGGAGAATGAAGTTGAAGCAGTAGTTATTTCTGGTGGAAAACTCTTCTCGAGGAAAGGGATAAACATTCCAAAGGCCTATCTTCCCGTTGAAGCTATAACTCCAAGAGATATAGAGATAATGAAGTTCGCAATCGAACATGGCGTCGATGCAATAGGACTCAGCTTTGTTGGAAACGTTTACGATGTACTAAAAGCGAAGAGCTTTTTGGAGAGAAATGGCGCAGGTGACACCTTCGTTATAGCTAAGATCGAAAGACCCGATGCTGTTAGAAACTTCAATGAAATTCTAAATGCCGCTGACGGGATTATGATAGCCAGGGGTGATCTAGGGGTTGAGATGCCAATAGAACAACTTCCAATTCTCCAGAAGAGGTTAATTAGGAAAGCCAACATGGAAGGAAAGCCTGTAATTACGGCAACCCAGATGCTCGTTTCCATGACAATGGAAAAAGTCCCAACAAGAGCTGAAGTTACAGACGTTGCCAATGCAATACTAGATGGAACCGATGCCGTTATGTTGTCTGAAGAAACAGCAGTTGGAAAATTCCCGATTGAGGCCGTCGAGATGATGGCAAGGATAGCGAAAGTAACTGAGGAATATAGGGAAAGCTTTGGGATAACCAGAATGCGAGAGTTCCTGGAAGGAACGAAGAGGGGAACGATAAAGGAGGCGATAACCAGGAGTATCATTGATGCCATCTGCACTATAGGTATAAAGTTCATATTGACGCCAACTAAAACGGGTAGAACGGCAAGATTGATCTCCAGATTTAAGCCAAAGCAGTGGATACTTGCATTCTCTACGAGGGAGAAAGTTTGCAATAACCTAATGTTCAGCTATGGAGTGTATCCATTCTGTATGGAGGAAGGGTTCAATGAGAATGACATTGTTAGGTTAATAAAGGGACTAGGATTGGTTGGAAGCGATGACATAGTTTTGATGACGGAAGGTAAGCCGATAGAGAAAACCGTTGGGACTAATTCAATAAAGATATTCCAAATAGCGTGA
- the alaXS gene encoding alanyl-tRNA editing protein AlaX-S, translating to MYSIEVRTHSALHVVKGAVVKVLGSEAKWTYSTYVKGNKGVLIVKFDRKPSDEEIREIERLANEKVKENAPIKIYELPREEAEKMFGEDMYDLFPVPEDVRILKVVVIEDWNVNACNKEHTKTTGEIGPIKIRKVRFRKSKGLLEIHFELLELENPS from the coding sequence ATGTATAGTATTGAAGTTAGAACGCACTCAGCTCTTCATGTTGTGAAGGGAGCCGTGGTTAAAGTTCTCGGAAGCGAAGCTAAGTGGACTTACTCTACCTACGTGAAGGGAAACAAGGGAGTTTTAATAGTAAAATTCGATAGGAAGCCTAGTGATGAGGAAATTAGGGAAATAGAGAGGTTAGCAAACGAGAAAGTAAAAGAAAATGCCCCAATTAAGATCTATGAGCTTCCCAGGGAGGAAGCAGAGAAGATGTTCGGGGAGGATATGTACGATCTATTTCCCGTCCCTGAGGATGTAAGAATACTGAAGGTTGTCGTTATAGAGGATTGGAATGTTAACGCATGTAATAAAGAGCACACCAAAACAACGGGCGAGATTGGCCCAATAAAGATTAGAAAGGTTAGATTTAGGAAAAGTAAAGGATTACTAGAGATCCACTTTGAACTTCTAGAACTTGAGAACCCTAGCTAG
- a CDS encoding MATE family efflux transporter, whose translation MANIEKAREEILSGSIEKTLIRLAYPLIINNLVQVMYNLTDTFWLAKLGRAELSAPGTVWPLLWFMISIGSGFAVAGFAMVSQYVGAGEYKKASKVAGSLYSLLLALSTIIAFLGILISPLALKFIKVTPDVYPYALKYMKIVFGGIPIALTLYAFNFILRAVGDTKTPVKVNILTILLNIILDPVFIFGLNYGVLGAALATVISEGTGSVIGGYLLFTGRVSIKLSLEDLSPDIKLYIKTFKIGLPASISESTNSFGFVLLNRIIYTYGTVAFATYTITNRLTNFMFAFADGISQAMGTMVGQNVGAEKYERAKEIAIKAMLTNFLILIFGTMLFIIFREEIFRFFINDPGILKESEKVVKYFAASFPFFGIFSAVTNVFASAGHTKKNLTLGLIRLWGLRIPLSYYLGKTLKDSAGVWIGMGLSNVIAALVGFLWFLKGSWMRRIVE comes from the coding sequence ATGGCAAATATTGAAAAAGCCAGGGAAGAGATACTGAGTGGGAGTATCGAGAAAACGCTAATTAGATTAGCTTATCCCTTGATAATAAATAACTTAGTCCAGGTAATGTACAATCTAACGGATACATTTTGGTTAGCCAAGCTGGGAAGGGCCGAATTATCGGCCCCAGGAACCGTATGGCCCTTGTTGTGGTTCATGATAAGTATTGGTTCCGGATTCGCTGTTGCCGGATTTGCCATGGTCAGCCAATATGTTGGGGCTGGAGAGTATAAAAAGGCAAGCAAAGTTGCTGGCTCACTTTATTCTCTTCTCTTAGCACTTTCAACTATTATAGCCTTCCTTGGAATATTGATCTCTCCACTCGCCCTAAAATTCATAAAAGTGACCCCTGATGTTTACCCCTATGCTTTAAAGTATATGAAAATTGTATTTGGCGGAATCCCCATAGCCCTAACGCTTTACGCTTTCAATTTTATTTTAAGGGCCGTGGGAGATACTAAAACCCCCGTAAAGGTTAACATTCTCACCATACTCTTAAACATAATCCTAGATCCAGTTTTCATATTTGGACTAAACTACGGGGTTTTGGGGGCGGCCCTTGCAACTGTAATCTCTGAAGGTACTGGTTCAGTTATAGGCGGCTACCTGCTCTTCACTGGAAGGGTTAGCATAAAGCTAAGCTTAGAAGATTTAAGTCCCGATATTAAGCTTTACATTAAGACGTTTAAAATAGGATTACCAGCAAGCATAAGTGAATCCACGAACTCCTTTGGCTTCGTCCTTCTCAATAGGATAATATACACATATGGAACCGTTGCATTCGCAACTTATACTATAACGAACAGATTAACTAACTTCATGTTCGCCTTCGCAGATGGGATCAGTCAAGCAATGGGGACTATGGTTGGTCAGAATGTTGGTGCTGAAAAATATGAGAGGGCTAAGGAGATAGCCATTAAAGCGATGCTCACTAATTTCCTCATACTCATTTTTGGAACGATGCTTTTCATAATTTTCAGGGAAGAGATATTTAGATTCTTCATTAATGACCCAGGAATATTGAAGGAAAGTGAGAAAGTTGTGAAATACTTTGCGGCCTCATTTCCATTCTTTGGAATCTTCAGTGCAGTAACTAATGTCTTCGCTTCCGCGGGTCATACAAAGAAGAATCTCACTCTTGGTTTGATAAGGTTGTGGGGATTAAGGATACCTCTAAGTTACTACCTTGGAAAAACCCTGAAAGATAGCGCGGGAGTATGGATAGGAATGGGACTTAGCAATGTCATTGCGGCATTAGTTGGATTTTTATGGTTCTTAAAGGGGAGCTGGATGAGGAGGATAGTGGAATGA
- a CDS encoding ATP-binding protein: MEEYIRRILTLGRKRLEKFALKGGKPLPERPLIVKLMEEIRGFLGSGENRVILLYGLRGVGKTTMLAQLYLKLIGEVSGERILYASVDEIKMLGYRLKDVFESYEHIIGERLEELREPTIFLLDEVHYDEEWDLALKVAYDRARNLMIVATGSSAIELKLSTDLARRAKRFHITPLTFTEYLLLKGIRVNEEVKKVLKRLLLAGEVEGIEEEIRKTFLTFDPIEVERYLLYGSLPLALSSREPLEETYSIVERIIRWDLAKMGFSQEVLEKAFLLMLMLASGEALNYDRLTSRLGISRPVLAKLLSAFENLEVIFPVRAYGSLGKAIRKTPKYKFLAPVIRTSILNHFGLLEVNEKILGNLLEDVVALYLYIIARELSGSVTYDAEKGGADFILTTPIGRIVLEVGWGKKGKEQVKRTMKKIGAERGIIIHGGDFREKNGVIWLPKEWFLLML, encoded by the coding sequence ATGGAGGAGTATATCAGAAGAATACTAACCCTAGGGAGAAAGAGGCTAGAGAAGTTCGCGCTCAAAGGGGGAAAACCTCTACCCGAAAGGCCCTTAATAGTAAAGCTGATGGAAGAGATTCGAGGGTTCCTTGGATCTGGTGAGAATAGAGTGATCCTATTGTACGGGCTTAGGGGTGTAGGAAAGACCACGATGCTGGCCCAGCTCTACCTTAAGCTGATCGGGGAGGTAAGCGGTGAAAGGATTCTTTATGCTTCGGTAGACGAGATTAAGATGCTCGGCTACCGATTAAAGGATGTTTTTGAATCCTACGAGCATATCATAGGAGAGAGACTTGAGGAGCTAAGAGAGCCAACAATTTTCCTCTTGGATGAGGTTCACTACGATGAGGAGTGGGATTTAGCCCTTAAAGTAGCCTACGACAGGGCAAGGAACCTGATGATAGTAGCCACGGGTTCCTCTGCAATCGAACTGAAGCTGAGTACCGATTTAGCAAGAAGGGCGAAGAGGTTCCACATTACTCCCCTAACTTTCACCGAGTACCTCCTCCTGAAAGGCATTCGCGTGAATGAAGAAGTGAAAAAGGTTCTAAAGCGACTCCTACTGGCGGGAGAAGTCGAAGGAATTGAGGAGGAAATAAGGAAGACATTCCTAACCTTTGACCCGATTGAGGTTGAAAGGTATCTCCTTTATGGCTCGCTCCCCTTAGCATTATCTTCCAGGGAACCGCTTGAGGAAACATACTCGATAGTGGAAAGGATAATCCGATGGGATCTCGCTAAGATGGGCTTCTCCCAGGAGGTTCTTGAAAAGGCCTTTTTACTAATGCTTATGCTAGCCTCTGGTGAAGCCCTTAACTATGACAGATTAACGTCTCGTCTTGGAATTTCCAGACCAGTCCTAGCTAAGCTTCTGTCAGCTTTTGAAAACCTTGAAGTTATATTCCCGGTCAGAGCTTATGGATCTCTTGGAAAAGCAATCAGGAAGACCCCAAAGTACAAGTTCCTCGCACCTGTCATCAGGACTTCGATACTCAACCACTTTGGCCTCCTTGAGGTTAATGAGAAGATCCTCGGGAACCTCCTTGAGGATGTGGTTGCCCTTTACTTATACATTATAGCGAGAGAACTCTCAGGTTCGGTAACTTATGATGCTGAAAAGGGTGGTGCCGACTTTATTCTGACGACTCCCATCGGGAGGATCGTTCTTGAGGTTGGGTGGGGCAAGAAAGGCAAAGAACAGGTGAAGAGGACGATGAAAAAGATAGGAGCCGAGAGAGGAATCATCATTCACGGTGGAGATTTCAGGGAGAAGAATGGAGTGATATGGCTCCCAAAGGAATGGTTCCTCCTAATGCTTTGA
- a CDS encoding iron-sulfur cluster assembly protein — protein sequence MKIYYKDREWPPEYRKVLEKMKEIIDPVTGESILDSGVLAGLEVKGDTLKVWLKFESNAEYNILGSAAMAYSKIVGDIMEKFALVMFDKVYVYDLGNNPIGIFENKGNGRK from the coding sequence GTGAAGATCTACTATAAGGATAGAGAATGGCCACCGGAGTATAGGAAGGTTCTCGAAAAAATGAAGGAAATAATAGACCCCGTAACAGGGGAGAGCATATTAGATTCAGGGGTTTTAGCTGGATTGGAGGTAAAAGGTGATACATTGAAAGTTTGGCTCAAATTCGAAAGCAACGCTGAATACAATATCCTGGGTAGTGCGGCCATGGCATACTCGAAAATCGTCGGTGATATCATGGAGAAATTCGCACTAGTAATGTTCGATAAAGTTTACGTTTACGACTTAGGGAACAACCCAATTGGAATTTTTGAGAATAAAGGAAACGGAAGAAAATAG
- a CDS encoding DUF523 domain-containing protein, producing MKLIVVAPCLLTPFYVYRGPKDKEYRTAIEVRKLISSLPEDWHILAYPCPEFELLKWPRPPMSREVFEKLGIKRVIQDIADFIGRVITEEKPDAIIFVGVKGSPTCGVYTTTSSDPDNYPLTKIQEFFYMKKNERISRYKDIIKVAGLNLVKGSGALFGELMKRFGELSNTFWVEIDKDNVNPGIENIKTIIEKIEKQPKN from the coding sequence ATGAAGCTCATCGTGGTAGCTCCGTGCTTATTAACTCCCTTCTACGTTTATAGGGGGCCAAAGGATAAAGAGTACAGGACCGCGATAGAGGTTAGGAAGCTTATCTCCTCATTACCTGAAGATTGGCATATCTTGGCTTATCCTTGCCCTGAGTTTGAGCTTCTCAAGTGGCCAAGACCTCCCATGAGTAGGGAAGTTTTTGAAAAGCTAGGAATTAAGCGTGTTATTCAGGATATAGCGGATTTTATAGGGAGGGTCATAACCGAAGAAAAACCTGATGCAATAATTTTCGTTGGAGTTAAAGGCTCCCCAACCTGCGGAGTCTACACGACAACATCCAGCGATCCAGATAATTACCCTCTAACCAAAATTCAGGAATTCTTTTACATGAAAAAGAACGAGAGGATTTCTAGATATAAGGATATTATTAAGGTTGCAGGTTTAAATCTTGTAAAGGGTTCTGGTGCATTATTTGGCGAGCTTATGAAACGATTTGGCGAGTTAAGTAATACTTTCTGGGTTGAAATTGACAAGGATAATGTAAATCCTGGAATAGAAAACATTAAAACTATAATAGAGAAGATTGAAAAACAGCCGAAAAATTAA
- a CDS encoding cyclic 2,3-diphosphoglycerate synthase: protein MAEKRRKRVVILGAAGRDFHNFNVFFRNNPEYEVVAFTATQIPDIEGRIYPPELAGELYPNGIPILPEDDLEKIIKEKDVDIVVFAYSDVSHEHVMHLASRAHSAGADFWLLGPKSTMIESKKPVVAVTAVRTGCGKSQTSRKVAQLLQEMGYKVAVIRHPMPYGDLRKQIVQRFASFEDLDRYECTIEEREEYEPYIERGMVVYAGVDYEKILREAEKEADIILWDGGNNDFPFYKPDLWIVVTDPHRPGHELTHHPGETNFRSADVIIINKIDTAYPENVQKIRENIEKVNPNAIVIEAASPIFVDKPELIKGKRVLVIEDGPTLTHGGMSYGAGYIAAKKFGAKEIVDPRPYAVGSIIETYKKYPHLSNILPAMGYGKKQIKELEETINRADADVVIMGTPVDLRRFMNLNKPAVRVKYELEEIGQPKLKDILEEWVKKCEKLKK, encoded by the coding sequence ATGGCCGAGAAGAGGAGAAAGAGGGTAGTAATTCTAGGTGCGGCCGGAAGAGACTTCCACAACTTCAACGTGTTCTTTAGAAACAATCCAGAATACGAGGTAGTCGCCTTTACTGCAACCCAAATTCCAGACATTGAGGGGAGAATTTACCCACCGGAACTAGCTGGAGAGCTTTATCCGAATGGAATTCCAATCCTACCTGAGGATGACCTTGAGAAGATAATAAAGGAGAAGGATGTTGATATAGTTGTTTTCGCTTACTCTGATGTCTCTCACGAGCATGTTATGCATCTTGCAAGCAGAGCTCACTCGGCTGGAGCTGACTTCTGGCTTCTAGGTCCAAAGTCAACAATGATCGAGAGCAAAAAGCCCGTTGTCGCAGTAACGGCCGTAAGAACTGGATGTGGAAAGAGCCAAACCTCGAGGAAGGTTGCCCAACTCCTACAGGAGATGGGATACAAAGTCGCAGTAATTAGACACCCAATGCCCTATGGGGATCTTAGAAAGCAAATCGTTCAGAGGTTCGCGAGCTTTGAGGATCTAGACAGGTATGAGTGCACCATCGAGGAGAGAGAAGAGTACGAACCCTACATAGAGAGGGGAATGGTGGTCTACGCTGGAGTTGACTACGAAAAGATACTTCGCGAAGCTGAGAAGGAAGCTGACATAATCCTTTGGGATGGAGGAAACAACGACTTCCCATTCTATAAGCCAGATCTCTGGATAGTCGTCACGGATCCACACAGGCCAGGGCACGAACTAACCCACCACCCAGGAGAAACTAACTTCAGAAGTGCCGACGTGATAATTATAAACAAGATCGACACTGCTTACCCAGAAAACGTTCAGAAGATAAGGGAGAACATTGAAAAGGTTAACCCGAACGCAATAGTTATTGAAGCGGCATCTCCAATCTTCGTTGACAAGCCGGAGTTAATCAAGGGTAAGAGGGTTCTGGTCATTGAAGATGGTCCAACACTAACTCACGGTGGAATGAGCTACGGTGCTGGATACATAGCAGCAAAGAAGTTTGGAGCCAAGGAGATCGTCGATCCAAGACCTTATGCAGTCGGTTCAATAATTGAGACCTACAAGAAGTATCCACACCTAAGCAACATACTACCAGCAATGGGTTACGGTAAGAAGCAGATCAAGGAGCTCGAGGAAACCATCAACAGGGCCGATGCAGATGTAGTTATAATGGGAACCCCAGTTGACCTAAGAAGATTCATGAACCTCAACAAGCCCGCGGTTAGAGTCAAGTATGAGCTCGAGGAGATAGGGCAACCTAAGCTTAAGGATATCCTTGAAGAGTGGGTTAAGAAGTGCGAGAAGCTTAAGAAGTAA
- a CDS encoding DUF7344 domain-containing protein: MANLIRLLSSPSSTILGNDRRLKVIEFLREHNNEAEVSELVEYICKAEGNEDRRHRKSVYVSLVQTHLPRLQREGIVNVERGRVYLLGVPSEVHTFIELKNEGKNLWPLAYLIFSSISLLVSLALASSEGVIFSLILLALSIFHWICTR, from the coding sequence ATGGCAAATTTGATTAGGCTACTATCGAGCCCCTCTTCTACTATCCTTGGTAATGATAGGAGATTAAAGGTAATAGAATTCCTCAGAGAGCACAATAATGAAGCTGAGGTTAGCGAGCTCGTCGAATACATATGCAAGGCCGAGGGGAATGAAGACAGGAGGCACAGGAAGAGCGTCTACGTGAGCCTAGTTCAAACTCATCTCCCAAGGTTACAGAGGGAAGGGATCGTGAATGTTGAGAGAGGAAGAGTCTACCTATTGGGTGTACCATCCGAAGTTCACACCTTCATAGAACTTAAGAACGAGGGAAAAAATTTATGGCCCCTGGCTTACCTAATTTTCTCATCAATTTCCCTACTTGTCTCCCTTGCATTAGCAAGCTCAGAAGGTGTAATATTTTCTCTCATCCTCTTGGCACTGTCGATTTTCCATTGGATATGTACTAGGTAA
- a CDS encoding ferritin family protein → MEVEGGLPLYKMAEFSLEELLGMAIKSEIGAQKFYESLAKHVDSKPLKEKIEWLAGEEKRHEILLRKLYSEMFPGKEIVFPKEHIGPELQPVAEELKGIQNIIDLIRLAMRAEEIASEFYSKLEEMVEDDKKKKLMRYLSDMEKGHYYTLRAEYELLLDWEMYSQMMHIGP, encoded by the coding sequence ATGGAAGTTGAGGGAGGGCTTCCCCTATATAAAATGGCCGAGTTTTCTCTTGAAGAATTGCTAGGAATGGCAATAAAATCCGAGATCGGAGCTCAAAAATTCTATGAGAGCTTAGCGAAGCATGTAGATTCCAAACCTTTGAAGGAGAAAATAGAATGGCTGGCCGGGGAAGAAAAGAGGCATGAAATACTATTAAGAAAGCTTTATTCAGAAATGTTTCCTGGAAAAGAGATTGTATTCCCGAAGGAACATATAGGCCCGGAGCTTCAACCGGTTGCTGAAGAACTCAAGGGTATCCAGAATATAATCGATCTGATTAGATTGGCAATGAGGGCCGAGGAGATCGCCTCAGAGTTCTATTCTAAATTAGAGGAGATGGTTGAAGATGACAAGAAAAAGAAGCTCATGAGATACCTAAGTGATATGGAAAAAGGCCATTACTATACCCTAAGGGCCGAATACGAGTTATTACTTGATTGGGAGATGTATAGCCAAATGATGCATATAGGCCCATGA
- the cdr gene encoding CoA-disulfide reductase: MKKKVVIIGGGAAGMSAASRVKRLKPEWDVKVFEATEWVSHAPCGIPYVVEGLSTPDKLMYYPPEVFIKKRGIDLHLNAEVIEVDTGYVRVRENGGEKSYEWDYLVFANGASPQVPAIEGVNLKGVFTADLPPDALAIREYMEKYKVENVVIIGGGYIGIEMAEAFAAQGKNVTMIVRGERVLRRSFDKEVTDILEEKLKKHVNLRLQEITMKIEGEERVEKVVTDAGEYKAELVILATGIKPNIELAKQLGVRIGETGAIWTNEKMQTSVENVYAAGDVAETRHVITGRRVWVPLAPAGNKMGYVAGSNIAGKELHFPGVLGTAVTKFMDVEIGKTGLTEMEALKEGYDVRTAFIKASTRPHYYPGGREIWLKGVVDNETNRLLGVQVVGSDILPRIDTAAAMLMAGFTTKDAFFTDLAYAPPFAPVWDPLIVLARVLKF, encoded by the coding sequence ATGAAGAAAAAGGTCGTCATAATTGGCGGTGGAGCGGCCGGAATGAGTGCTGCTTCACGTGTAAAAAGGTTAAAGCCCGAATGGGATGTCAAGGTTTTTGAAGCCACTGAATGGGTGAGCCATGCCCCATGTGGAATTCCTTACGTTGTTGAGGGCTTATCTACTCCCGATAAGTTGATGTACTATCCACCGGAGGTGTTCATAAAGAAAAGGGGGATAGATCTTCACTTAAACGCTGAGGTCATAGAAGTTGACACGGGATACGTTAGGGTTAGGGAGAACGGAGGAGAAAAAAGCTACGAGTGGGATTACCTGGTCTTTGCCAATGGGGCTTCTCCGCAGGTTCCCGCTATTGAAGGAGTTAACCTCAAGGGAGTATTTACGGCAGATCTTCCCCCTGACGCCTTGGCGATAAGGGAGTACATGGAAAAGTACAAGGTTGAAAACGTTGTAATTATTGGAGGAGGATACATAGGAATTGAGATGGCCGAAGCATTTGCGGCCCAGGGAAAGAATGTTACGATGATAGTGAGGGGGGAAAGAGTTCTCAGGAGATCCTTTGACAAGGAAGTAACTGATATTTTAGAGGAGAAGCTGAAGAAGCATGTAAATCTAAGACTGCAGGAGATTACTATGAAGATTGAAGGAGAGGAAAGGGTTGAGAAGGTCGTTACGGATGCTGGAGAGTACAAAGCTGAGCTCGTGATCTTAGCTACTGGAATAAAGCCGAACATAGAGCTAGCTAAGCAACTTGGAGTTAGAATTGGGGAAACCGGTGCAATATGGACAAATGAGAAAATGCAAACGAGCGTGGAAAACGTTTATGCTGCGGGAGACGTTGCGGAGACTAGGCATGTAATAACAGGGAGAAGAGTGTGGGTACCGCTAGCTCCCGCAGGAAACAAGATGGGTTACGTTGCAGGTTCCAACATAGCAGGTAAGGAACTGCACTTCCCAGGAGTGCTAGGAACAGCTGTAACTAAGTTCATGGATGTAGAGATAGGAAAGACTGGATTGACAGAGATGGAAGCATTGAAGGAGGGTTACGACGTTAGAACGGCATTTATAAAAGCCTCAACAAGGCCACACTATTATCCTGGAGGAAGAGAGATCTGGTTGAAGGGTGTGGTGGATAACGAGACTAATAGACTCCTCGGAGTTCAGGTTGTAGGATCTGACATACTACCTAGGATAGACACAGCTGCAGCTATGCTCATGGCTGGGTTCACGACAAAGGATGCATTCTTCACGGATCTAGCCTATGCTCCACCGTTTGCACCAGTTTGGGATCCCCTCATAGTACTAGCTAGGGTTCTCAAGTTCTAG
- a CDS encoding MATE family efflux transporter, protein MSIEKAKMMRKEILEGPIEGTLFKLAWPIIINNLIQVLYNITDTFWLGKLGRAALSAPGVSWPIIGTLMALGIGFTMAGFSIVGQYIGAGNFEKANRSAGALFSLIIFFSTASAILSILILPYALSFMHVTSSIRPYAYKYSLIIFAGVPMSFLFMTFNVLMRAIGDTRTPVKISLITVFLNIILDPIFIFILNLGVEGAALATVLSNSVGTVIGVRILTSGRAGLKISRENLKPDWKFYSKIVRIGLPSSIGQSANSFGFVVLTRIIMGFGDVTYAAYVITTRLVNFITSISRGISMAMSTMVAQNIGAENYERAKVIAERTMVINFLIAGIAVLIIGIFRVPIFKVFLNDPMVIAESKIVLEYFLISVPFFNGIFVVVTGAFSSSGHTVKSMIMSMLRLWGFRIPLSYVFGYVPTFAKLFGFTSRGVFFGMGLSNFLAAIVGLAWFLKGSWMRKIIE, encoded by the coding sequence ATGAGTATAGAGAAGGCTAAAATGATGAGAAAGGAAATCTTAGAAGGTCCAATAGAGGGGACCCTTTTTAAGTTAGCTTGGCCAATAATAATCAACAATTTGATACAGGTACTGTATAACATAACAGATACTTTTTGGCTTGGAAAGCTTGGTAGGGCCGCTTTGTCAGCTCCTGGCGTTTCCTGGCCGATAATAGGAACTTTAATGGCCCTTGGAATCGGCTTCACTATGGCTGGTTTCTCAATAGTTGGACAATACATAGGGGCCGGAAACTTTGAAAAAGCTAATAGATCGGCCGGAGCTCTATTTTCTTTGATAATCTTCTTCTCAACGGCCTCCGCAATTTTGAGCATTCTAATCCTACCCTATGCTCTTTCATTTATGCACGTTACTTCCTCAATTAGACCCTACGCGTACAAATATTCCTTGATAATATTTGCTGGCGTTCCTATGTCCTTCTTATTCATGACTTTCAACGTATTAATGAGGGCCATTGGGGATACGAGAACACCAGTAAAGATAAGCCTCATCACGGTTTTCCTTAATATTATCCTCGATCCTATCTTCATATTCATCCTTAACCTTGGTGTTGAAGGGGCTGCATTGGCTACCGTTCTCTCGAATTCGGTTGGAACTGTAATTGGGGTCAGGATCCTAACGAGTGGGAGAGCTGGCCTTAAGATTTCACGCGAAAACCTCAAACCAGATTGGAAGTTTTACTCTAAGATCGTTAGAATTGGCCTTCCCTCAAGCATAGGTCAGTCCGCGAATTCCTTCGGCTTCGTTGTGCTAACGAGGATCATAATGGGCTTTGGAGATGTAACTTATGCAGCCTACGTAATAACAACTAGACTAGTTAATTTCATAACAAGCATTTCCAGGGGAATAAGCATGGCCATGAGCACGATGGTTGCCCAGAACATTGGTGCTGAAAACTATGAGAGAGCCAAGGTTATAGCGGAAAGGACAATGGTGATTAACTTCCTAATAGCAGGGATTGCCGTCTTAATAATCGGGATCTTCAGGGTCCCAATATTCAAGGTGTTCCTCAATGATCCAATGGTTATAGCGGAAAGTAAGATAGTGCTCGAGTACTTTCTAATTTCGGTACCCTTCTTTAACGGTATATTCGTAGTCGTTACGGGAGCTTTCTCATCCTCTGGCCATACAGTCAAGAGCATGATAATGAGCATGCTTAGACTTTGGGGATTTAGAATACCCCTAAGCTATGTTTTCGGCTATGTTCCCACCTTTGCTAAGCTTTTTGGATTCACAAGTAGGGGAGTATTTTTTGGGATGGGGCTGAGTAACTTTTTAGCTGCAATAGTAGGCTTAGCATGGTTCCTAAAGGGTAGCTGGATGAGGAAGATTATAGAGTAA